The window agtccctcccccttgctgctggtcgtcctcttctcttttcttccacccttcccagcattagagccttttccaaagagctgAGTCTTCGCGTAATATGTCCAaatctgttattataccctaccaAGAAAGTAGAGTTCTaatcttcctatggagttgatttttGGTTCTGGGCTGCCTTGTAGGGCTGACCCACAGCCTCCAGAGGGCTTGCGTGGGAGATCGCAAGTCCCCTCCCTACCTGAAAGAAAGCTGCAAACATCCCTTTAAAAAATCTGGAattaagttacaggtagtcctcgatttacgaccacaattggaaccaggacttccatcactaagcaagatggttgttaagtgagttgtgcccgATTTACCACCTTTTTGCCacaatcgttaagtgaatcacgtcattaagtgagtctggcttcccccatttactttgcttattggaagctagctgggaaggtctcaaatggcgatcacatgaccctgggatgttgcaaccgtcgtaaatacatgccagttgccaagcacctgaattttgatcacgatgctgcgatggtcatgagtgtgaggaccggtcgcaagtcactttttccagcactgtcgtaacttcaaatggtcgctaaatgaatggtcgtaagtcaagggctacctatACTCCTTTATATAAAGGGCCAAACATGCCTGAGATGCCCTAAGAGTGGCCAGTGTGTAGCTTTttgatgcagatttttaaaaagtaaaaccgTGTGGTCTTGTAACAGCCGTTCCCCCACGATGGCACTTGTGCGGCTGCAGAAATAATCAAACGGccctgcagttaaaaaaaaatcagaggctcCCCTTAGGTGGGTTTCTGCGGGGGAGAAGATCTGTCACCTTCGTTTTTACGTGAGCTGCGGCAACCCGGAATGTGGTGGGCAAAACTGTCCTCGGGAGGTTTTATAGCCGCCTCTGCCATTGGAAGTGGGTTTTATTTTCCCCCCTCTGAATCTTCTGGGGGTCTCCATGGAAACCGCAACAGGCAGGCAGACCCTGTCgcgtaacacacacacacacacacacacacacacacacacacacacacacaccctcccagcATCTGCAGAAGCACAGGGCCAGCCCCTGCCATCCAGAGTCTATCAGTTGCCAGGCAACTGATCTTTGCATGTTGCTTGGAGCAGATAAATGCTATGTGGGTATAGGCACCCAAGGCTGATGCTGGAAACGGATTTAAGCCCGTTTTTCTCAGCTTGAGCTTGCCGACGCATCAAGAGGCAACTCCCAGAGATCATAGCCCACTGGGCGAAGGGCGTTCTCGACCCCACGTCTTTCGTGCCAGGAGGAAAAATCCCAAGCTCTCCAGACACCCCTACTCTGTGGGAAAATGACACGATACATTCTTTTTGTAGCAACACATTCCAGCCATGTGTAATTCCTTCATGCAGTTCTCCTAGCTCCCGGGAGGATTTCATTGTCATTCACAAAagaaaaggaccagaagacaATTTGGCTTGATCAGCAGTGTGGACCGATTCCAGCATCACATGTCCTCTTCTCAATCCTGCAGGCCAAACATGGCGAAGAGCATGTAGGTCACTATTACAGCATCTCTCCTGAGGAGGTGAAGGAGATCTTCCCCCACGGGCTGCCATCCCGCTTCAAGATGCAGGTGACGTGCCGTCCTCTCCaaattttcaagggcagccccaagggTTAGTTGTTCCTCCCTTGGGCCAAAACTTTACATTTACTCTGCCGAAACGATCTTCTCTTTGAAGGGCTCGACCTTCTCTGTTTCCCCTTTTCCCCAACAGATGAAAACCTTCAACGAAGCTTGCGTCATGATTCGACAGCCAGCTGTAGAACTCATTACCTACTTGAAGCACACCAACTTGGCTCACCCAGCCGTCCGATACCTCATCTGTATCCTTTGGAACAGAGCTGTGTCCCTACTGTGCATCTTGTcgctgtcctatcttagagcgaagaaccacgctgagacagtagcttgagtctctaagtgtttattgttctactctactggacagaaaatcctgccaaactgaaaggccgtgggaaaaccctcacagattaaacccaaaattcaaggcgggtctgctctgagtttcttcgaaggaaggttcaaagcctctgaactacgcatgtgtttttccccctggataggggcccccttctgctcaccatcagcactcatgacagTTGTTGTTCTTACCTGAATGAGACAATGCAGGTTCCTTGTCCTTGTGGTCAAGTAGTTAGACTGAGTGGTCTCCAGGATCCCTTCCAGTTTAAAGATCTGGGATCCTATGGCCATGATTCTGGGTGGAGCACTCAGCTTTCCTCACCCTCAACCATGGGTAAGAGACTTAGCTGTGCAAACCTCACAGGTAACATTACATTCCCTCTCCGCCCTCAGGCCTGAGAATAACATGAACCTGCCCTCCAGCCCAGAATGCTTTAGCAGTAACCAACTGtagtggtctgtgggaatgaccttgggagacaggaggaagagatgcagACTAGGCAACTGGCacgcaaaaggtatctcagcccaccgaaggaaaaggggcgtggggagcatctcagaagggaccctcctgagttttccagagagtaaaaggaaaggaggggagaaatcctttcagacttgcaagattctgttaatagaaccttacaataaagaggGAGCTGgtcctcctgggtgtgcttcttgtctggactacctcgaagggttgATGTCACCTTTGAAGTAGTTGACTGGGGTCACTTCTGGTTTTTCGGTTCACTGAGGAGATAACATAGGTGCAGGTGGAGTGAAAAACAGTTTGGCAGAGTAGTTCAGCTTTACCACCACCCTTTGATGTGGCTCTGTCTGGAAGCCAGAAGGGGAATTAACTTGGTTAAGCCCACTCTACAATTCAGATAACAAGGGACAACATCCAGCATATGTAAACCTAAATCCAGCCGAGGTTTTCAGTTGGGATTAACGCTCTTCCCATGATCAAGGCCCAAATTACGCACTTCGGGCTAACTGCAGCATGACTTAATGGGGAAGGGGGAGCCACAGCCAGAGCCGGTGCCCCCAggcatccatttttaaaaaaaaaataaaaatagccactGGTTTATGAGATCTTGTGAGCTCtgagatcttgtgagatttcGGTCCTTTTTcactgctgccatcttgaatGTTTTGAAGTGTTATTTTCTGATGTTCGTTTATATTGGGCATTCGTCGATGGAGCTGGATGCTGGAAAGCTAATGGCCAATCCTTGACGTAATACAGCCCAGGAGCGCGCCCTGCGCAGATTCTTTCTATGCTCAACATTACCCCTAACGTTGACAGGAGCCTCTGTAATTTCAAACTGCCAGAGAGGggttgtgcatgcacacacgcagTGCAGACAGTGGGTGCAGCTGTGGCTTCCTTGACAGCTTGTTCTCGAAGATGGAGAGAAGAGTACGGGGAAAACCATGGTGCTCTGTCACGCCGTCCATTACTGTGCAAGGCAGAACTGGGTCATCGTTCACATTCCAGACAGTAAGAGCAGCGCGTCCGTCTTGGCTGAGCTCCGCTTTTCCCGTTCCAACTCCCGTTGGGGCAGAGAATTGTAGCTTTAATAATCTTCCATCAGTTACGCAGCAGGCGTTTTGCCTCTCGTGTTGTTAAAGTCAACTTGGCTCTGCGTTTCCCCTGCATTTGGATATTTTGGTGATGTACGTACCTATCAATTAATCGATGGACATTAAGAATAACGTCCAGAGGGGAATATATCTCTCAGCGTGCATTAGGTCCGTGCCGATATTCAATTAAGTCAATTCCACGCGGGCTTTGCAAGTAATCTCTACAGGTAAAGAGATAATCCTCCTCCCCCTGAGCCTGGTTATCCCAGCTCCCTCAGATTGGTTGAGATAACAACAAACTGCTTAAACCCACCGTCTTTACATGAACTTGattccctctgtctctctctatatgGTGCCTCTGCTGTCAGCATCGTCAATTAAAATAGACCTGCCAGGGCTGTCATCTGCCCTCCCTTTTTAAAGTTTGGGAGGGATCCTTGAGAACAGAGCCCTTACGAAATCAAGGGGAagatttcttaaaaagaaagtcGTTTCATTCAGGGATGCTTCGACGGGATGGCTGTATTTTCTGCCGATGCGTGGCAGGAGCTGGGCATCTGATACTGGAATGAGACACTTGGGATGTTTTGCTCCACGGCCCGCCTTCCTCTTTCCGCTGCAGCTCACCTCTGGGTGAAGAATTGTAAAGAACTGCTGCCATCTTCCTACAATAACGAGCGGTTCGACCAGCCTATGGAAGCCGCAAACTGGCTGAAGAATTTCAGAATCACCAACGGACGGATCTTGACCCAGGTTGGCAGAATCTCTGTTAAGCTTCTGGGAGTGAGGAAGAACCCCCATCCCTCACTTCCCATTTATTACATTTAGCCTGATTATATCCCCACCGCCTTTCAAGACCCAATGGGGCATTTTCCTAACAGCAGCTTTTGGTAAATACATCTGTAATCTTAAACTCacattcttcctttttcattcctgacttttactgggggaaaaaaaaccctcctcccTAAGAAGTAGTGGGGTGAGCAGGTATCTAAATTTAGATAACAAAAAATGTAAGGTCCCTTTCATTCTGTGATGCGATGTGGCAAAAAAACAAGATTCCTTCTGGGTCTGCCCTAAGATTGTTTGATTCTATCAGCTGCTTTTTGGAAAACTATATGGAGCCTCCAGGCGCAGGTGCAATATATTTCTGGATATCTGTTGTTTTCATGTcctgcttgtgggcttcccaatacaggtagtcctcacttaacaaccattcatctagtgacagtttggacgtacaatggtgctggaaaaaatgacttatgacctgccctcacacttatgactgttgcaatgtccccacggtcacgtgatcacaatttgggcgcttggcaaccggtttgcatttatgaccgtcgcagcatcccatggtcatgtgttcGCCATTTTCCACctccctggctggcttctggcaagcaaaatcagtgggctGCCACATGATTCGGTTAACGACCATGTCATTTGCTTAACACCTGTAATGATTCAATTAACGGCCGCcgcaaaaaaggacataaaatcgggtcagatttgcttaatgaccgctttgcttagcaaccgtggttgttaagcgaggactacctgtagcagctCTCGCTCTAACATTAGTTGCTTCACAGTCAGAATTCAATTTCGTttagtgagggttttttttaattgtgtctcTCTGCACTGTAGATCAAAACACAACAGAAGTACACATGGGGCAAGCAAGATGTCACAGAAGAAGGCTGTCCCCTGATAGACTTGACTGAGAAGGTGAGGTGTACGTTAAAagtggaggaaaggtgggattcATTCACTGTTACTGTGGAATTGCATCAACTGCCTGTGGATGTAAGGtggaatttatttaaaatacttccatCTTGCCCGTCAAACCGTACAACTCCGAGCTGGGTACAGTTAAGAGACAagaaaatggataaattataAAATGGGCCTAAATGTGTGGAATTAGACAAATAACATGCTGTAACgtacaaaaataaaatgccacacaatacagtaataaatataaaGCACACGGTATAACACTGACCATAATTATGCAGTACCGTCAGGGGTCTCAAATAGGGAAGTTTTCAGCATGAGGTTTAAACAGTAAGAGAATTGGGGCATTTTGAGATGTTCTTGGAGAAGGTGCAAGAGGCAaaaagatttgtttttgttttttttaatttatttgtgccACCTTTTATATAACCAACTAGTTCAGAGTTGGGATTTCACATAGAGAAGCTATACTTCTGCTAAACAAGGGCTTGAACAAGAAcaaataaaaggattttttttattttttatttctgtttattataGTTTTGCACGGCTGCCGGTCTCGTCTcggcgactctgggcggctaacagcatttaaaagcaattttaaacataaacataagcaacaatgtttgtttacttatttattaatcagatttgtcactgcccatctcctcccaccagggtaGCTTATTGTTAGCTCAGGTGACCATTAACCATGGCTGTTTTACTTCAAAGGTCTCTGAGGGGCTTTACAAATTTCctaaaatgttaaaaagagaGGCAGTTTGTTTTAGTGGTTCAAGGGCTGGATTAGAGaccaggagagtgtgagttctaggcctccctttggcacgaaagccggctgggtgaccgtgggccagtccctctctctcagccccacccacctcgcagggttgtggtggtggggaaaagaggaggcggGAGCATTATGTCAGCCACCTTGAGTTCcctacaaaataaaggcaggatttcgTCATCCTGGAAGCAATGGAGGCATGAGTTTGTGGCAGTTTTTGTGCTGGGTGGCAAGACGGCCCACCcgttcccttcttcctcctcagGGCTTGGCTTGGGTGAAATATGCCAGCGATACCGTCGGGGTGATCTTGAAAGAGCTGAAGCGGCAGTGTGGCCAGGGATCTTTCCGAATGCTTGTGGCTGTGGACGGAATCAACTCTCTCTGGGGAAGGACGGCGTTtggaaaacccaggcagaacGTAGGTTCCCTGTTTGACCTGGCCTGTACGTCGCACGAGGCGACGTTTGGTTGGAGTGTGGCTTGGGCCGTAATTCCCCAGGCACGCCTCTTAACTCGGCAGCACACGGTGCAGAATCTGGAGCCTTCCAGGCGGTGCTCCACTACATCGCCCAGCATCTCTTCCCGTGTTGGCCAAGGCTGTAGGGAACTGTGA of the Candoia aspera isolate rCanAsp1 chromosome 17, rCanAsp1.hap2, whole genome shotgun sequence genome contains:
- the DAP3 gene encoding small ribosomal subunit protein mS29 isoform X1; this translates as MLRSLRKLIPRGCKLEQDGFLYPRTWQRTMATQDAQLQPEKLRAAFLTSENDPAKHGEEHVGHYYSISPEEVKEIFPHGLPSRFKMQMKTFNEACVMIRQPAVELITYLKHTNLAHPAVRYLIYGEKSTGKTMVLCHAVHYCARQNWVIVHIPDTHLWVKNCKELLPSSYNNERFDQPMEAANWLKNFRITNGRILTQIKTQQKYTWGKQDVTEEGCPLIDLTEKGLAWVKYASDTVGVILKELKRQCGQGSFRMLVAVDGINSLWGRTAFGKPRQNVSVEELTLIRHLRKMVANDWTGGAIVATLSQTGSPFTPRRLYLPHELLGQKGFAALDPFVPIQVSNYTDREFASCYQYYLERKWLQHEKSSTNEGRMELCFLTGRNPGEFDRISSFL
- the DAP3 gene encoding small ribosomal subunit protein mS29 isoform X2: MLRSLRKLIPRGCKLEQDGFLYPRTWQRTMATQDAQLQPEKLRAAFLTSENDPAKHGEEHVGHYYSISPEEVKEIFPHGLPSRFKMQMKTFNEACVMIRQPAVELITYLKHTNLAHPAVRYLIYGEKSTGKTMVLCHAVHYCARQNWVIVHIPDTHLWVKNCKELLPSSYNNERFDQPMEAANWLKNFRITNGRILTQIKTQQKYTWGKQDVTEEGCPLIDLTEKGLAWVKYASDTVGVILKELKRQCGQGSFRMLVAVDGINSLWGRTAFGKPRQNVSVEELTLIRHLRKMVANDWTGGAIVATLSQTGSPFTPRRLYLPHELLGQVSNYTDREFASCYQYYLERKWLQHEKSSTNEGRMELCFLTGRNPGEFDRISSFL